A single region of the Erythrobacter sp. genome encodes:
- the wecC gene encoding UDP-N-acetyl-D-mannosamine dehydrogenase, whose product MNAPFEATSAIAPEAAREPTPDHQVAVIGLGYIGLPTAAVLASHGWSVCGVDVSERVVETVNAGGVHIEERDLDGLVRRAARAQLLVASTEVPTAHFYMIAVPTPLGPDNAPDISCVEAAARAIAPRLLPGACIILESTSPVGTTERVADIIAKARPDLAVPRFGDKDGGDIALAYCPERVLPGKIVTELVYNDRVIGGITTSCAARAAALYHSFVKGDCLLTNARIAETVKLVENSFRDVNIAFANELSMIADAMEIDVWEVIRLANRHPRVHILQPGPGVGGHCIAVDPWFLVAAAPDTARMVRTAREVNDNKVVHSENRIRAMLEAAPGGKVALLGLAFKPDIDDFRESPALKIAATLARDEGDRILVVEPFTNDLPEELTGTGAQLATLDEAIREAEIVVVLVDHTAFKHLSTADLAGRMVLDTRGMLAR is encoded by the coding sequence CCCAGAAGCGGCGCGAGAGCCTACGCCCGACCATCAGGTCGCGGTCATCGGCCTCGGCTATATCGGCCTGCCAACCGCAGCGGTGTTGGCTAGCCACGGCTGGAGCGTGTGTGGGGTCGACGTTTCCGAAAGGGTCGTGGAAACGGTCAACGCAGGCGGTGTCCACATCGAGGAGCGCGATCTCGACGGCCTCGTGCGCCGCGCGGCCAGGGCGCAGCTGCTTGTCGCTTCAACCGAAGTGCCGACCGCCCACTTCTACATGATCGCAGTCCCGACCCCGCTCGGCCCCGACAACGCACCCGACATCTCCTGTGTTGAGGCGGCAGCCCGCGCGATCGCGCCTCGCCTCCTGCCGGGTGCCTGCATCATCTTGGAGAGCACCTCGCCGGTCGGCACGACAGAGCGCGTGGCCGACATCATCGCCAAGGCCCGCCCCGATCTGGCCGTGCCGCGCTTCGGCGACAAGGATGGCGGCGACATCGCGCTTGCCTATTGCCCGGAGCGCGTCCTGCCGGGAAAGATCGTGACCGAGCTGGTCTATAACGACCGGGTTATCGGCGGGATCACAACGTCCTGTGCAGCGCGGGCGGCGGCGCTCTATCACAGCTTCGTCAAGGGCGACTGCCTCTTGACCAATGCCCGCATCGCGGAGACGGTCAAGCTGGTCGAGAACAGCTTTCGCGACGTCAACATTGCTTTCGCCAACGAACTCTCGATGATCGCCGATGCGATGGAGATCGACGTGTGGGAGGTGATCCGCCTCGCCAATCGGCATCCGCGCGTGCACATCCTCCAGCCCGGCCCCGGCGTCGGCGGGCACTGCATCGCGGTCGACCCGTGGTTCCTCGTCGCCGCCGCGCCGGACACTGCCCGCATGGTGCGCACCGCGCGAGAGGTCAACGACAACAAGGTCGTGCATAGCGAGAACCGCATCCGTGCCATGCTCGAGGCCGCGCCGGGCGGCAAGGTCGCCCTGTTGGGCCTGGCCTTCAAGCCCGACATCGACGATTTCCGCGAAAGCCCCGCCCTGAAAATCGCCGCGACCCTCGCACGCGACGAGGGGGACCGGATCCTCGTCGTCGAACCCTTCACCAACGACCTTCCGGAAGAGCTCACTGGGACGGGCGCGCAACTTGCCACACTTGACGAAGCAATCAGGGAAGCGGAAATCGTCGTCGTGCTCGTCGACCACACTGCATTCAAGCACCTCTCGACCGCAGACCTTGCCGGGCGGATGGTGCTCGACACCAGGGGGATGCTCGCGCGATGA
- the wecB gene encoding non-hydrolyzing UDP-N-acetylglucosamine 2-epimerase codes for MSAQGVRPRILVTFGTRPEAIKMAPVVNALRECGRFDVRVVVTAQHREMLDSVLEVFGIVPDLDLDIMQQGQTLDELAARIVTRFGAALDAERPDRVLVHGDTLTTMMATLACYFRRIPVGHVEAGLRSGDIYAPWPEEVNRKVTGAVADLHFAPTQAAAAALLAENVPQEAIHVTGNTVIDALLAARARLRANPELAPEIRSLSGRFAGRKIIAVTAHRRENFGYGMREIAAALRSLSAREDVGIIYPLHPNPNVGDVMKSALYGIENIALIDPLDYLSFVAMIEASDIVLTDSGGVQEEAPSLGKPVLVLRDTTERPEGIAAGTAKLVGAHSDRIVAETTNLIEDRSAWEQMAKACNPYGDGTASRRIARIIGQTCRQ; via the coding sequence ATGAGCGCGCAAGGCGTTCGCCCCCGCATTCTGGTGACCTTCGGGACGCGGCCGGAGGCGATCAAGATGGCCCCTGTGGTCAATGCGCTGCGGGAATGCGGGCGCTTCGACGTGCGGGTGGTTGTCACGGCGCAGCACCGCGAGATGCTTGACTCGGTGCTGGAGGTCTTCGGGATCGTACCTGATCTCGATCTCGACATCATGCAGCAGGGGCAGACCCTTGACGAACTGGCCGCGCGGATCGTGACCCGCTTCGGCGCGGCGCTCGATGCCGAACGGCCCGACCGCGTGCTTGTCCACGGCGACACTCTGACGACGATGATGGCGACGCTCGCGTGCTATTTCCGCCGCATCCCCGTCGGCCATGTCGAAGCGGGCCTGCGGAGCGGGGACATTTACGCGCCGTGGCCCGAAGAGGTGAATCGCAAGGTCACTGGCGCCGTTGCTGATCTGCATTTCGCACCGACGCAAGCTGCTGCTGCCGCGCTTCTTGCAGAGAATGTTCCGCAAGAAGCTATACATGTAACGGGCAACACTGTGATTGATGCGCTTCTGGCAGCGCGGGCCAGGCTACGGGCCAATCCGGAACTTGCTCCTGAGATCCGATCGCTCTCCGGCCGCTTTGCTGGCCGGAAAATCATCGCCGTCACGGCACATAGGCGAGAAAATTTTGGCTATGGTATGCGCGAAATCGCAGCTGCGTTACGCTCCCTATCGGCGCGCGAGGATGTGGGGATCATCTACCCGCTCCATCCCAATCCCAACGTGGGAGATGTCATGAAGTCGGCGCTTTATGGCATAGAGAATATCGCGCTCATCGACCCGCTCGATTACCTCAGCTTTGTCGCGATGATTGAAGCGAGCGACATCGTGCTGACCGACTCTGGAGGTGTGCAGGAAGAGGCGCCCAGCCTTGGCAAACCGGTTCTCGTATTGCGCGATACAACCGAGAGGCCGGAAGGCATTGCGGCAGGGACGGCAAAACTGGTGGGCGCGCACAGCGACAGGATAGTCGCCGAAACCACCAATTTGATCGAGGATCGCTCCGCTTGGGAGCAGATGGCCAAAGCTTGCAATCCGTATGGGGATGGAACGGCAAGCCGCCGTATCGCGAGGATTATCGGGCAGACTTGTCGGCAGTAA
- a CDS encoding mannose-1-phosphate guanylyltransferase: protein MNVSGLIYPVILCGGGGTRLWPASKHVRPKPFLPLLGEETLFEAAQKRVVGDRRFAAPMIVAGATHRELIASQACAVQRLVIEPVAKNTAPAIALAAALLQPEDVMLVCPSDHHISDDGAFREAAATAANLAHQDWLVSFGIAATYPETGYGYIQRGEPLEGGFRIARFVEKPDLATAQAYVETGEYCWNGGIFAFRAGFLLDELARHRPQMHDLVRQAVERGEEEGRGFRPDHESFAAIDGESIDYALMENTDRAAMVRADMGWSDIGNWAALSDALAAQPKFCDSDGNVVRGHADFDSCRRVLAMSDGPRISAVGLEDVCVIVSDGEVLVTTREGAQRVGKLPGAVNQQTPTRGPCR from the coding sequence ATGAATGTCTCCGGCTTGATCTATCCCGTGATCCTCTGCGGCGGAGGCGGCACGCGCCTATGGCCAGCCAGTAAACACGTCCGTCCCAAGCCTTTCCTGCCTCTTCTCGGAGAGGAAACCCTATTCGAAGCCGCGCAGAAGCGTGTCGTGGGAGATAGGCGCTTCGCCGCCCCGATGATCGTTGCGGGTGCGACCCATCGGGAATTGATCGCAAGCCAGGCGTGCGCCGTGCAGCGGCTCGTGATCGAGCCTGTCGCGAAGAACACTGCCCCCGCCATCGCCCTCGCCGCCGCCCTGCTGCAGCCTGAGGACGTGATGCTTGTCTGTCCGAGCGACCACCACATTTCCGATGACGGTGCTTTTCGCGAAGCCGCTGCGACTGCGGCAAATCTAGCCCATCAGGACTGGCTGGTCTCCTTCGGCATCGCCGCCACCTATCCCGAAACAGGCTACGGCTACATTCAACGAGGCGAGCCGCTCGAGGGCGGTTTCCGAATAGCTCGCTTCGTCGAAAAGCCCGATTTGGCAACGGCACAAGCCTATGTCGAAACCGGCGAATACTGCTGGAACGGGGGTATTTTTGCGTTTCGGGCTGGATTCCTGCTCGACGAACTGGCGCGGCATAGGCCGCAGATGCACGATCTCGTGCGTCAGGCAGTCGAACGGGGCGAGGAAGAAGGCAGGGGTTTTCGCCCCGATCATGAAAGCTTCGCGGCCATAGACGGCGAGTCGATCGACTACGCGCTCATGGAGAATACAGATCGCGCAGCGATGGTGCGTGCCGACATGGGCTGGTCCGACATCGGCAATTGGGCCGCGCTGTCCGATGCGCTCGCGGCACAGCCAAAGTTCTGCGATTCGGACGGCAATGTTGTGCGTGGACATGCCGATTTCGACAGCTGCCGCAGGGTTCTGGCGATGTCCGACGGGCCGAGGATTTCCGCCGTCGGGCTGGAAGACGTCTGCGTCATAGTGTCGGATGGAGAGGTTCTGGTTACGACACGCGAAGGGGCGCAACGTGTCGGCAAGCTCCCCGGTGCCGTCAACCAGCAGACGCCGACGAGGGGGCCTTGCCGATAA
- a CDS encoding class I mannose-6-phosphate isomerase → MNTAVRQLQTRMVEKVWGRKQLPEPFAAPAGTRIGEIWFEPPPELPNLLIKYLFTSEKLSVQVHPSDADALPDEAGKEECWLVLEAEPGARLAIGFRDTLAPERIEAAARDGSIEGLLEWHDARAGDIFYLPAGTVHAIGPGLALVEVQQASDTTFRLYDYGRPRELHLDRALAVAMGSPYPAEHRGTVAERGVRLIDGPFFRLDRIEGKPSDEVASIYDGPLFALPLEGRIHGIGGDARAGPGECLYAPTLSALSFAEATVSLLVRPT, encoded by the coding sequence ATGAATACGGCGGTTCGCCAACTCCAGACCCGGATGGTGGAGAAGGTTTGGGGCCGCAAGCAGTTGCCCGAACCCTTCGCCGCCCCGGCTGGCACGCGCATAGGCGAGATTTGGTTCGAGCCGCCTCCTGAACTGCCAAATCTGCTGATCAAGTACCTGTTTACCTCGGAGAAACTTTCGGTTCAGGTTCATCCGTCCGATGCCGATGCCTTGCCGGACGAGGCTGGTAAGGAGGAATGCTGGCTCGTCCTGGAAGCCGAGCCTGGTGCGCGCCTCGCGATCGGTTTTCGCGACACCCTTGCACCCGAACGAATCGAGGCGGCCGCGCGCGACGGCTCCATCGAGGGCTTGCTCGAATGGCATGACGCGCGGGCCGGCGATATCTTCTACCTGCCAGCGGGCACCGTCCACGCGATCGGACCTGGCTTGGCGCTCGTCGAGGTTCAGCAGGCGAGCGACACCACCTTTCGGCTCTACGACTACGGTCGCCCGCGCGAGCTTCACCTCGACCGGGCCCTCGCGGTGGCTATGGGCAGCCCCTATCCGGCCGAACACCGCGGCACCGTCGCCGAGCGCGGTGTGCGGTTGATTGACGGCCCTTTTTTCCGATTAGATCGAATTGAGGGTAAGCCCTCAGATGAAGTGGCGAGCATCTACGATGGCCCGCTGTTTGCCCTACCCCTCGAAGGCCGGATCCATGGAATAGGTGGAGACGCGAGAGCAGGGCCGGGCGAGTGCCTTTACGCGCCCACTCTCAGCGCCCTCAGTTTCGCTGAAGCCACGGTGAGCTTGCTGGTCCGCCCGACTTGA
- a CDS encoding CaiB/BaiF CoA-transferase family protein, whose product MSQLSGPLAGLKVIEFSGIGPGPHVAMLLADLGAEVVKIERPGSAVSNPVVERARHRVAVDLKSDEGKAFCRDAAARADVLIEGFRPGVMERLRLGPEELLAANERLVYARMTGWGQDGPLAHAAGHDINYIALTGALSAVGKPGEPPIPPQNLVGDFGGGSMYCAFGIVAALYEREKSGKGQVVDAAIVDGATSLMSFFFGVRGRPFVTTERGKGMLGGAAHFYRCFTCADGKEISLGSIEPQFYAEMLARAGAPAELAEGQMDVSRWEENAEKLAALFRTKTRDEWCELLEGSDACFAPVLDIDEAREHPHMKARGTFVEHDGEWHTAPAPRFSRTPGAVRSSAEDGADVVARWKAGN is encoded by the coding sequence ATGAGCCAGTTGTCGGGGCCGCTCGCCGGCCTTAAAGTTATCGAATTCAGCGGGATCGGACCGGGGCCGCACGTCGCCATGCTGCTCGCCGACCTCGGTGCCGAGGTGGTGAAGATCGAGCGGCCGGGCAGCGCGGTCTCGAACCCCGTGGTCGAACGCGCCCGCCACCGCGTCGCGGTCGATCTCAAGAGCGACGAGGGCAAGGCTTTCTGCCGCGACGCCGCCGCGCGGGCTGACGTGCTGATCGAGGGCTTCCGCCCCGGCGTGATGGAGCGGCTGAGGCTCGGACCCGAAGAGCTGCTCGCCGCCAATGAGCGCCTCGTCTATGCGCGGATGACCGGCTGGGGGCAGGACGGCCCGCTCGCCCATGCCGCCGGGCACGACATCAATTACATCGCACTGACCGGCGCGCTTTCCGCAGTGGGCAAGCCGGGCGAGCCGCCGATCCCGCCGCAGAACCTCGTCGGCGATTTCGGCGGCGGCTCGATGTATTGCGCTTTCGGCATCGTCGCCGCGCTCTACGAACGCGAGAAGTCGGGCAAGGGGCAGGTGGTCGATGCCGCGATCGTAGATGGGGCGACCAGCCTGATGAGCTTCTTCTTCGGCGTGCGCGGGCGGCCTTTCGTGACGACCGAGCGCGGCAAGGGGATGCTCGGCGGGGCCGCACATTTCTACCGCTGCTTCACCTGCGCCGACGGCAAGGAGATCTCGCTGGGCTCGATCGAACCGCAGTTCTACGCCGAGATGCTCGCCAGGGCGGGCGCTCCGGCGGAGCTTGCCGAAGGCCAGATGGACGTCTCCAGATGGGAGGAGAACGCCGAGAAGCTCGCCGCGCTCTTCAGGACGAAGACCCGCGACGAGTGGTGCGAACTGCTCGAAGGGTCGGACGCCTGTTTCGCCCCCGTGCTCGACATCGATGAGGCGCGCGAGCACCCGCACATGAAGGCGCGCGGCACTTTCGTCGAACATGACGGCGAATGGCACACCGCCCCCGCGCCGCGCTTCAGTCGGACGCCGGGCGCGGTCCGCTCGAGCGCCGAGGACGGCGCGGACGTGGTCGCGCGCTGGAAGGCCGGCAACTGA
- a CDS encoding MaoC family dehydratase has product MAGKYFDEWQVGMRIEHPIRRTVTETDNLLFSTMTHNPQPLHLDAEAAKASGFGQILVNSTFTFSLLVGLSVGETTLGTLVANLGFTDVVTPKPVFIGDTLHAVTEVKELRESKSRPDAGIVTFVHEMLNQRGETVCRCERTALLQRTPSEN; this is encoded by the coding sequence ATGGCGGGCAAGTATTTCGACGAGTGGCAGGTGGGGATGCGCATCGAGCACCCGATCCGCCGCACGGTGACCGAGACCGACAACCTCCTGTTCTCGACCATGACTCACAACCCGCAGCCGCTCCACCTCGACGCCGAGGCGGCGAAGGCGAGCGGGTTCGGGCAGATCCTCGTCAATTCGACTTTCACCTTCAGCCTGCTGGTCGGCCTGTCGGTGGGCGAGACGACATTGGGCACGCTGGTCGCCAATCTCGGCTTCACCGATGTCGTGACGCCCAAGCCGGTCTTCATCGGCGACACGCTCCATGCCGTGACCGAGGTCAAGGAGCTGCGCGAGAGCAAGTCGCGGCCCGATGCGGGGATCGTCACCTTCGTCCACGAAATGCTCAACCAGCGCGGAGAGACCGTTTGCCGCTGCGAGCGCACCGCGTTGCTACAGCGCACCCCTTCGGAGAACTGA
- a CDS encoding efflux transporter outer membrane subunit: MIPCRSPRAILALALPLALAACGLKPAPEVATPPPALPGSFFYAPESAESASLESLLPREDPAFAALAGTALENAPTLAEALARLDAARGRAARAGAERLPNVTADASIREQRINPAQFGEAGASGLIPRNLTQYGANVSASWDPDIFGQLRASERAAIARVDAASAEAAAVRNALLAEIAANVIDWRTLDARRAAIEADEAAAQRLAALAATREEAGLAPGFDRVRAEAQASASRSRLAALESEKVRIVGQLVSLTGVDAARVRAALALPEPSADLPQAPAALPSELLANRPDVLAAAAALAASDADLAAASRARFPRFTLSGVIGLLAFDPEDLFDSNSIVGNLTAGVAGPLLDFGRIEAEIDTAAAGKRAAFAAYRGAVFRALGEAETGYGLIAASTAEAAQAVEERDRLERAAQLADARYRAGLADFLTVLEARRAADASGERAAAAIGRARRARVLLWQALGGDPPSERQGGPTTE, translated from the coding sequence ATGATACCGTGCCGCTCGCCCCGCGCGATCCTCGCACTCGCGCTCCCGCTGGCGCTCGCGGCCTGCGGCCTCAAACCCGCGCCCGAGGTCGCGACCCCGCCGCCCGCGCTGCCTGGCTCCTTCTTCTACGCGCCCGAAAGCGCCGAAAGCGCCTCGCTTGAGAGCCTGCTCCCGCGCGAAGACCCGGCGTTCGCCGCGCTTGCAGGGACAGCGCTGGAGAACGCGCCGACCCTTGCGGAGGCACTCGCACGCCTCGATGCCGCGCGCGGGCGGGCCGCTCGCGCCGGGGCCGAGCGCCTGCCCAACGTCACCGCCGATGCGAGCATCCGCGAACAGCGGATCAACCCCGCCCAGTTCGGCGAGGCGGGTGCCAGCGGGCTCATTCCGCGCAATCTCACGCAATACGGCGCGAATGTCTCGGCGAGCTGGGACCCCGACATCTTCGGCCAGCTGCGCGCTTCCGAGCGCGCCGCGATCGCGCGGGTCGATGCGGCGAGCGCGGAGGCCGCGGCAGTGCGCAACGCGCTCCTCGCCGAGATCGCAGCGAACGTCATCGACTGGCGCACGCTCGATGCCCGTCGCGCCGCGATCGAGGCCGACGAGGCGGCGGCGCAGCGCCTCGCCGCGCTCGCCGCAACGCGCGAGGAAGCGGGGCTGGCTCCCGGTTTCGACCGGGTCCGGGCCGAGGCGCAGGCGAGCGCCTCGCGCTCGCGCCTCGCCGCGCTCGAAAGCGAAAAGGTGCGGATCGTCGGGCAATTGGTGAGCCTGACCGGCGTGGACGCGGCGCGCGTCCGCGCCGCGCTCGCCCTGCCCGAACCCAGCGCCGACCTGCCGCAGGCCCCGGCGGCGCTGCCGTCCGAACTGCTCGCCAACCGGCCCGACGTGCTCGCCGCGGCGGCCGCACTCGCCGCAAGCGATGCCGACCTCGCCGCCGCCTCGCGCGCGCGCTTCCCGCGCTTCACGCTGTCGGGAGTGATCGGCCTGCTCGCCTTCGATCCGGAAGACCTGTTCGACAGCAATTCGATCGTCGGCAACCTCACCGCGGGCGTGGCCGGGCCGCTGCTCGATTTCGGGCGGATCGAGGCCGAGATCGACACCGCCGCTGCGGGCAAGCGCGCCGCCTTCGCGGCCTACCGCGGCGCGGTCTTCCGGGCGCTGGGCGAAGCGGAGACGGGCTATGGCCTGATCGCGGCGAGCACGGCCGAAGCCGCGCAGGCGGTCGAGGAACGCGACAGGCTGGAACGCGCGGCGCAGCTGGCCGATGCGCGCTACCGCGCGGGGCTGGCCGATTTCCTCACCGTGCTCGAAGCGCGCCGCGCCGCCGATGCGAGCGGCGAGCGCGCGGCAGCGGCGATCGGGCGGGCGCGGCGTGCGCGGGTGCTGCTGTGGCAGGCGCTGGGCGGCGATCCGCCATCGGAACGCCAAGGTGGCCCCACCACGGAATAG
- a CDS encoding efflux RND transporter periplasmic adaptor subunit — protein sequence MALLPANLSFSRQVLPLLALVGMLLGVAYIATTLPDRRTAEPAEQPPKPADELAEGPRVAGTGLVEPASEIIDIGSALSGLVTRVNVVPGDRVAAGDVLFAVDPRAARAQLAEAEAAIREARAAIAEARAARATAREQLALYEAIEDPAAVSRAEVIRAEGEEAAATSRLNLARARLAAAEARAASVRTDLDRLTVRAPIAGEILAVNVRPGEFVATQGGGSSVPFIQMGQTDPLHVRVDIDENEAARVEIGAPAMISPRGAAEIRVRAEFVRAEPQVVPKRQLTNSAAERVDVRVLQLIYALPAEARESDAFRVGQQVDAFIPATGEHGAGEQE from the coding sequence ATGGCCCTTCTTCCCGCTAACCTCAGCTTTTCCCGGCAGGTCCTGCCCTTGCTCGCGCTGGTCGGGATGCTGCTTGGCGTCGCCTACATCGCCACGACCCTGCCCGACCGCCGCACGGCCGAGCCCGCCGAACAGCCGCCCAAGCCGGCGGACGAACTGGCCGAGGGGCCGCGCGTCGCGGGCACGGGGCTGGTCGAGCCGGCGAGCGAGATCATCGACATCGGCTCGGCGTTGTCGGGCCTGGTGACGCGAGTGAATGTCGTGCCGGGCGACCGGGTCGCGGCGGGCGACGTGCTGTTCGCGGTCGACCCACGCGCCGCCCGCGCCCAGCTCGCCGAGGCCGAGGCGGCGATCCGCGAAGCGCGCGCCGCCATCGCCGAGGCGCGCGCCGCGCGGGCGACCGCGCGCGAACAGCTCGCGCTTTACGAGGCGATAGAAGACCCCGCAGCGGTCAGCCGCGCCGAGGTGATCCGCGCCGAGGGCGAGGAAGCCGCCGCGACCAGCCGCCTCAACCTCGCCCGCGCGCGCCTGGCGGCGGCCGAGGCGCGCGCTGCGAGCGTGCGCACCGACCTCGACCGCCTGACCGTGCGCGCGCCGATCGCGGGCGAGATCCTCGCGGTCAACGTGCGTCCCGGCGAATTCGTCGCGACGCAGGGCGGGGGCAGCAGCGTGCCCTTCATCCAGATGGGCCAGACCGACCCGCTCCATGTCCGCGTCGACATCGACGAGAACGAGGCGGCGCGGGTCGAGATCGGCGCGCCCGCGATGATCTCCCCGCGCGGGGCGGCGGAAATCCGCGTGCGCGCCGAATTCGTGCGCGCCGAGCCGCAGGTCGTCCCCAAGCGCCAGCTCACCAACAGCGCCGCCGAGCGGGTCGACGTGCGCGTGCTCCAACTGATTTATGCACTTCCGGCAGAGGCGCGCGAGAGCGATGCCTTCCGGGTCGGCCAGCAGGTCGACGCCTTCATCCCGGCGACGGGCGAACACGGCGCGGGCGAGCAGGAATGA
- a CDS encoding ABC transporter ATP-binding protein, which translates to MSASAATSAETREAAISARGIVRDFEAGQTTIRVLHGIDTDIRSGELTYVVGESGSGKTTLISIMCGILWPTEGEVRVFGTDIYALSDTDLVNFRLKNIGFIFQQYNLIPSIDVAANAAVPLIAGGMGLAEARERAMVLLEKLGIADQAGKLPSQLSGGQQQRVAIARALVHEPRLVVCDEPTAALDARSGRRVMDLLREVAVAPDRACIIVTHDNRIFDLADRILVLEDGRVTHDGTEMPEDE; encoded by the coding sequence GTGAGCGCATCCGCCGCCACCTCAGCCGAAACGCGCGAAGCGGCGATCAGCGCGCGCGGGATCGTGCGCGATTTCGAGGCCGGGCAGACCACCATCCGCGTCCTTCACGGGATCGACACCGACATCCGCTCGGGCGAGCTCACCTACGTCGTGGGCGAAAGCGGGTCGGGCAAGACGACGCTGATTTCGATCATGTGCGGCATCCTGTGGCCGACCGAGGGCGAGGTGCGCGTGTTCGGGACCGACATCTATGCCCTGTCCGACACCGACCTCGTCAATTTCCGGCTGAAGAACATCGGCTTCATCTTCCAGCAGTACAACCTCATCCCCTCGATCGACGTCGCCGCGAATGCCGCCGTGCCGCTGATCGCGGGCGGCATGGGCCTCGCCGAAGCGCGCGAGCGGGCCATGGTCCTGCTCGAGAAACTGGGCATCGCCGACCAGGCCGGCAAGCTGCCGAGCCAGCTTTCGGGCGGCCAGCAGCAGCGCGTCGCGATCGCCCGCGCGCTGGTCCACGAACCGCGCCTCGTGGTGTGCGACGAGCCGACCGCCGCGCTCGACGCGCGTTCGGGCCGGCGGGTGATGGATCTCTTGCGCGAAGTCGCCGTCGCTCCGGACCGCGCCTGCATCATCGTCACCCACGACAACCGCATCTTCGACCTCGCGGACCGCATCCTCGTGCTCGAGGACGGGCGCGTGACCCATGACGGGACCGAGATGCCGGAGGACGAATGA
- a CDS encoding FtsX-like permease family protein — protein MLWIAIRMLTGDAQKFYGLLFGIAFSTLLITQQLTIFVNLIERGASGVYNAPEAEIWVMDPVSRTTEVNYAMPSTALDEVRSVEGVEWAVPHLRAPASVRTSTGDLEGVEIIGVDDATLIGLPERLVVGDKRILYRPDTVLIDDFGVFNLFAPGEDAIGARLELNDQRAVIRGVTDAIPSFTSQVTLYTTYSRALNYVPGTRNRLSFVLAGASEGETAEAVAARIEQQTGLKALTRPQFAQNGIDFIIENTGIPLNFGITVALGFIVGVAIVGLTFSLFIRDNIKQFGALKAIGVTNGKIVTMVAAQAAMVGSIGYALGVVGTVLFIWGFSGNPTFKGFYIPWQIPLISLVAVVLILALTGWVGLRSVLRTEPAAVFR, from the coding sequence ATGCTCTGGATCGCCATCCGAATGCTGACCGGCGATGCCCAGAAATTCTATGGCCTGCTGTTCGGGATCGCCTTTTCGACCCTGCTCATCACCCAGCAGCTGACGATCTTCGTCAACCTGATCGAGCGCGGGGCGAGCGGGGTCTACAATGCGCCCGAGGCGGAGATCTGGGTGATGGACCCAGTCAGCAGGACGACCGAGGTGAACTACGCCATGCCTTCGACCGCGCTCGACGAGGTGCGCTCGGTCGAAGGCGTCGAATGGGCCGTGCCGCATCTGCGCGCACCCGCCTCGGTCCGCACGAGCACGGGCGACCTCGAAGGGGTGGAGATCATCGGGGTGGACGATGCGACCCTGATCGGCCTGCCCGAAAGGCTGGTCGTCGGCGACAAGCGCATCCTCTACCGGCCGGACACGGTGCTGATCGACGATTTCGGCGTGTTCAACCTCTTCGCGCCGGGCGAGGATGCGATCGGGGCACGGCTCGAATTGAACGACCAGCGGGCGGTGATCCGCGGCGTGACCGATGCGATCCCCTCCTTCACCAGCCAGGTGACGCTCTACACCACCTACAGCCGGGCGCTGAATTACGTGCCGGGCACGCGCAATCGCCTGTCCTTCGTGCTGGCCGGGGCGAGCGAGGGAGAAACGGCGGAAGCGGTCGCCGCGCGGATCGAGCAGCAGACCGGGCTGAAAGCGCTCACCCGGCCGCAATTCGCGCAGAACGGCATCGACTTCATCATCGAGAACACCGGCATCCCGCTCAATTTCGGGATCACCGTGGCGCTCGGCTTCATCGTCGGGGTGGCGATCGTCGGACTGACCTTCAGCCTCTTCATCCGCGACAACATCAAGCAGTTCGGCGCGCTGAAAGCGATCGGCGTGACCAATGGCAAGATCGTGACGATGGTCGCGGCGCAGGCGGCGATGGTGGGATCGATCGGCTATGCGCTGGGCGTGGTCGGCACGGTGCTTTTCATCTGGGGCTTTTCGGGCAATCCGACCTTCAAGGGCTTCTACATCCCCTGGCAGATCCCGCTCATCAGCCTTGTCGCGGTGGTGCTGATCCTCGCGCTGACCGGCTGGGTCGGCCTGCGCAGCGTGCTCAGGACCGAACCGGCGGCGGTGTTCCGGTGA